The following are from one region of the Amycolatopsis sp. QT-25 genome:
- a CDS encoding histidine kinase translates to MRDISGSLARQACAVAAVCLVADAGLYLIGGPPLSLGWQAWVVLLGGILANAALAGPSRYSGWVSAAHAVLLTAAPLLLFPYDHYLQATNAGVLIAGYRAGAWLATKPALAALAAMLAGLVACNLIPVDRGDRDWRLLLIDVGVSGLLPWMVGRYTTARRAYIADLQRAEEQRRQHEAEAVRRAVVEERTTIARDLHDVISHHVSAIGVHAGAARLGLPKGEPAVRRSLSAVESSSRAAMADLRRLLDLLHGKENGDAQRQPGLDNLDELLDNLRTAGLPARLTSHGGPRELPGSVDIALYRIAQEALTNALRHGRGGIVEIDLAYRQTEVVLAITNEVGRPNLSAESTKRGLAGIRQRVALFGGQAECGPLDDGRHWRVRVGFPLEAR, encoded by the coding sequence GTGCGGGACATCAGTGGTTCGCTGGCGAGACAGGCGTGCGCGGTCGCGGCCGTCTGCCTGGTCGCCGACGCGGGGCTGTACCTCATCGGCGGACCGCCGCTCTCGCTCGGCTGGCAGGCGTGGGTGGTGTTACTGGGCGGAATCCTCGCCAACGCCGCGCTCGCCGGGCCTTCGCGGTACTCCGGCTGGGTTTCCGCCGCACACGCCGTGCTGCTCACCGCCGCGCCGCTCCTGCTGTTCCCGTACGACCACTACCTGCAGGCCACGAACGCGGGCGTGCTGATCGCGGGCTACCGAGCGGGCGCCTGGCTCGCGACGAAACCCGCGCTGGCCGCACTCGCCGCGATGCTCGCCGGTCTCGTCGCCTGCAACCTCATCCCGGTGGACCGGGGCGACCGGGACTGGCGGCTGCTGCTCATCGACGTCGGCGTGAGCGGGCTGCTGCCGTGGATGGTCGGCCGCTACACGACCGCGCGGCGCGCGTACATCGCCGATCTTCAGCGCGCGGAGGAACAACGGCGGCAGCACGAAGCCGAGGCCGTCCGCCGCGCCGTCGTCGAAGAACGCACGACGATCGCCCGTGACCTGCACGACGTGATCTCCCACCACGTCAGCGCGATCGGCGTGCACGCCGGGGCCGCACGACTCGGGCTCCCGAAGGGGGAACCCGCCGTGCGGCGTTCGCTCTCGGCCGTCGAATCGTCGAGCCGGGCCGCGATGGCCGATCTGCGGCGTCTGCTGGATCTCTTGCACGGCAAGGAGAACGGCGACGCGCAACGCCAGCCGGGGTTGGACAACCTCGACGAGCTGCTGGACAACCTCCGCACCGCCGGGCTGCCCGCGCGGCTGACCAGTCACGGCGGCCCGCGGGAACTGCCGGGCTCGGTGGACATCGCGTTGTACCGCATCGCGCAGGAGGCGCTGACGAACGCGTTGCGGCACGGTCGTGGCGGGATCGTCGAGATCGACCTCGCCTACCGGCAGACGGAGGTCGTCCTGGCGATCACGAACGAGGTGGGCCGCCCGAATCTGTCGGCCGAGTCGACGAAACGCGGCCTCGCCGGGATCAGGCAACGGGTCGCGTTGTTCGGCGGGCAGGCGGAATGCGGGCCGCTCGACGACGGGCGGCACTGGCGGGTTCGAGTCGGTTTTCCTTTGGAGGCACGGTGA